ACAAAGCTGTTATATTTAGCAGTAATGTATTTTTAGTCACGTTAAAGTAAAATGGGGGGAATCGTTTAAGCCTAAGTGTGCGATACAAAATCCAGCCGCGAGAGTGGCAAAAGCAGGAACAGGTGTGAGTATTGGCTCAGCATCCGGTAGAAATAACTTGATGCGCTGCACTACTTCAGCAAAAGCAAGATCGCCAAAGCCGTAATCCGCGATGATGTGAACCAGCATAGAATTCCTCCCGTGTCTCCAACGACATGGACATGGCACACTTCAGGTAAAAGATTCTCCCCTCAGCCTGACGCTGTGCTGCACCCTGGAGTGTGATTGCCACTACGATATCAACAAGCTGCTAATTCTGCAAAAGTAAAAATTTAAACCAACTTTTCCAGTGGCAGATGGGTTCAAATCACGTTTTTTAGTTTAGTGGTTATGCTGCATTGGCTGATGGCATACCTTGACCGCTCTTTCGATGAACGAGCAGAAAACTTTCGCTCTTTGTTTTGTGTAGTTGACGGGCGCTTACGGCAGGCAATAACGAGCGGATCTGGTAGATTTACTCGATTATGATTGGAAGTTTCAATCCCTGTAAGGGTTTCAGGCTTTTTGGAACTTGATATTGTTTACTCGTATAAAGGTAAGGCGTTGTTTCAATCCCTGTAAGGGTTTCAGGCTTTTTGGAACGAAACCAAGCGCAGGGTATTTTTATGGCAAAAATGTTTCAATCCCTGTAAGGGTTTCAGGCTTTTTGGAACAAACTTTTTCCCGTGCCGATCGCGCCGGCTAATCCGATAATCATGTTTCAATCCCTGTAAGGGTTTCAGGCTTTTTGGAACTTCGGGCTGCGGATTATATGTACTGGCTGCAAAATGCTAGAGTTTCAATCCCTGTAAGGGTTTCAGGCTTTTTGGACCTGCTCATCATCAAGCTTTCGCGGAGGTCTACAACGGTTTCAATCCCTGTAAGGGTTTCAGGCTTTTTGGAACCTTGATATGGAATACGATTCTGAAGGTAGCTTTAGTTTCAATCCCTGTAAGGGTTTCAGGCTTTTTGGAACGTCAAAAGCACGCACATAATCAGCGCCGGAATTTAGTTTCAATCCCTGTAAGGGTTTCAGGCTTTTTGGAACTTACGGGGCATCCGCAAAGCTACACCTTCGCTCTAGTTTCAATCCCTGTAAGGGTTTCAGGCTTTTTGGAACTTGTTAGGCTCGGAATCAAGTTTGTTAATAGAATGTTTCAATCCCTGTAAGGGTTTCAGGCTTTTTGGAACTCAGAGAGGTCATCAATTCCTAATAATCGCCTTCGATCGTTTCAATCCCTGTAAGGGTTTCAGGCTTTTTGGAACGGCGGGCACTTGAAATAATGACTATATGAAGTTTTCAAGGTTCTGCTGCGCGGCTCAGCAGGATCGTAGCATTTCTGATTTCTAAATTGGCAAACTTTCATCTCGGCTTAATGCTCAAGGAGCGGACACAGCAAACTTTTCTGCGTTTGCGCGGATTGAAATTTAAGTAAACCGGCCCAGAGCGTGACACAAAAAGCCATTCGACCCCTAGTGAAATTCAAGCCAGAAAACATCCACTCACCCGCGCATCACGCGAAGAAAATTGTTTCATCTCGGACGCTTTCTCCACCGATTCGCTCCACCTTACCCTTACAGCAGCTACACAGAAAGTAGAACCGAATATTGTCCTGCTCTGGGTTGATCAGTTTACTCAAGCGCGATCGCAATTTGGCATATTGCGTTGGCGTCAGGTCACACTCAAATACGCTGTACTGCATCCACTGACCATATGATTTTAAGGTGTTGTGGATTTTTGTACGACGTTTGTCCTCAGAAATGTCGTAGGAAATGACAACGTACATCAGGTTTTACTTCAACAACAACGGTGGATACTTGTCTGTTTCTCCCAACAGGTATTTCGCCAGAAGCCGTGCTTGAATTTCAAATGCTTCCTGATAGGTGCATTGGGTTTGTAGAACCGGATGTTTGAATTTAGATTGCTTCTTCTGCTCGTATAGCCTTAGAAATGTGCGAAGTCCTTCTGGAGTGAGTGAAACAGCTCGGCTCAAAGGTTCGGTTGTGAAGTCTTGAGGTGAGAGCATCCGCCGATTTAGACCACTAAGAACGATCGCATCGACCACTAGGGGACGAAACTCTTCCATCAAATCCAATGCTAAGGAGGGACGTCCATAACGCTCAACATGCAAATAGCCGAGATAGGGATCAAACCCGACCAGATTAACTGCGCTTTGGATATCATGACGCAGCAATGCATAGCCCAAACTCAGCAGAGCATTAACTGGATCGGTTGGAGGACGACGGCGACGAGCTTCAAACTGAAAGCCTTGTGCTCGGATGAGTTGATTGAAACTGCCAAAATAGGCAGCACTCCCCGCTCCCTCTAAGCCGCGTAGGGAATCAATAGAGGTTGTTTTTTCGATCGGCGCGATCGCTTGTTCCAGTTGAGTCAATGCTGAGTGCAAATTGAGGTTTGGAAATTCACGCTGGTCTCGCAGCAGTGCATTACGATAATTCTTCAGCTTGCCCCGGACAAATCCACGCACCAAGTGCAATGCCTGTTGCGATGGAGCAATGGCTTTCCATTGAGCAGAACGGACAAAAATGTTTTTGTTTAATTCCGGCTCTAACCGTCCTAAGTAGCGCCCAGTTCCCGTTAGAAAGCTGAGAGGAATCTTGCGTTCCAGTAGCTCAATTACAGCGGCTGGCGAGACTGTTGCCCGTCCCAGAACCACCACTCCATCCACCTTAATCAAGGGTACATCAAGCAAGGTTTTCTTGCTGGCACGCACGGTTAATCGTTCATCAGTTTTGCCAATGAAGGCATCGTCTTGAGTGATGTAAATAGTGCCCATCGGTGTAAAGGTTCAAGTTTTGAATAATGAGTTTTGAGTTAAAGGAATGGAGACAGGGAACAGAAACTTGTTCTCTACATGGCTTCTTGATACCGTTTCACCTTGTCTGCTGCTTTTGGTAAACATTGCGAATACAGGCTGCATCCCTTGCAACGTTGGGAGTAGATGGCGGGGGGCATTGCTTTGCTCTGGAACATATTGACAATTGCTGTGATCGTTGCGATCGCGGCTTGCCGTAGGTCCGCTGAAATCTCCACAGGTTGTCGCTGGTGAGAATGGGCATAGTAAAGATAACCAAGGTTCACAGGTTGTCCAGTCATTTCTTCGAGACAGAGTGCTTGGGCACAGACCTGCAACTGATCGTTGTCAAACTCTCCCCGGTGTCCGCGCTTGTACTCCACGGGATACCAACAACCATCGTTTTGTTCGATGAGGTCAGACTTGCCAATCAGCCGATAGCGCTCCGATTTCAGCCAAACTGCACGGATTTGCCGAGTGTCTTGCCGATGCCCTTCACCCAGGGTATGAACGCGATCGTGTAAGCTAGTGCCTTCTATGGTGTATTGGTTATCGGTGAATCCGCCAGTACAGAACATACGCCAGCAGCGATGGGGGCAGTAGGCGTAGTGGTTTAATGCCGCAATCGGAATGTAGTCAATCTCAGTCATCGTCCTTCTCAATGCGAACTTTAACGCCTTTAAACTCGCCGTACCATCCCCATGCCCATTGGAGTTTTACGTCCAACACCTGCATACAGGGCAAAGTCTGCTAGAGTATTGAGTTGTTTAATAGCGGCTGGATCAACGTCGCCTAGGATGCGATAACAGATGCTACCTACGCAGCCTGCCCATTTGCCTTCTGGATAATTAACTAATTCAGTACGGATGTCAAAAAAACTGGGAAATAGGTACTCAATCAGGGTTGTGGGAAAAGGCATGGCGCTGTAGCGATTCCAACGGTTCAGTAAGCTATGAAAGACACACTCTCGTGTGGGTAGAGCAGAATCATACTTTCCCTGCCGGAAGGTGGCGGGGGTGCAGAAGGTGAAGGAAAGCTGGCGGGTGAGATCGGATGCCTGCTTGTAAAGTTGAGCGTAAGGGCTAAAGTTTGCCCAAGCCTGGTTAGATTGAGCAGTGCCGAGAATGCTAGTAATTTGCAGGTTTGCAGGACCGAGATGCCAGGGATGGTCAGGATTCAGGTTGAGCCAGAGTGGAGTCAGGTGACTAAACAGGGAATCGTCGAGCAGGGAAATACGCCACCAGCATGAAGTTCCAGTAGGAATCGGTTGTTTGTATTTCCATTGCAAGATCTGATTCTGACGAGGTTGATCGCTAATTTGCAAGGGACTGAGGCTAAAGGCTTTCTCGGTTTTTTGCTCGTGGAGGCGATCGCCTAACTCCTGATCAACGGAACTCACCAAGGTTAGAAACAACGCATGGAGATGCTTGCCTGTCAGATAGCCAGGAGAAATGGGCGATCGAGGTTGGAGGTTAAGAATGAGACTGTGTGGCATGACAAGATCATCCTGCAAACCGATACTGCATTCGAGCCGGAAGTTTCAAGTCTTTTACATCTGCGCAAGTGTAGAACTCACCTCGCATTCGCACGTTACGAATCAGGCTCACAGGAGGCATATTCATCGTGTCATAGCTGAGAACCTGATTAGTAAACATTACATCCAGTGGATTGAGTGGATAAGGATAAGTAAACTCAGCCTCTTGATGAAGTTTGCTTTTTCCTAACTCTTCAACAAGAACTTCAGCTTTACTTGCCCACTTCCCCAGTCGAATCCACTTTGGCAGAACCAATGATTTTTCAGAAATAATGAAACACTCAAACTGACTTTCTGGGGCAACTTCTTTGGCTCTACCAAAGCTAGGAATGTTCTTCTGGGTCTTTTCCATCTCAACGTGATAGTTGTTATTGGCATACTTCCAGGTGTTGAGAACCGTTGCATGATGAACGGCTCGGGCTGGAGTGACGTAAATTCCCTGTTGATTAAGCGGTGTCAGGTGTTCTTCATATTTAGGAACTTGCTCAGGACAAAAGTAACGGTATGAGTGTTCTTCAGAAACAGTGGTGGAGTGGCGATCGCTATCCACCAGACCCAGTGCATAACACAATCCGTAGTTGTGCAAAATTGGCTCTGTCTCGTACAGCCGCCCAATCTCACGAGTGGCAAAGTACATCAAGTCATGCAACTCCAATGTACAGCGATAGATGATGGTCATTCCAATCACCCCGCCTTTGCAGCAGACTTTTTAGGTTTCTCGACATGGTTGGCAAAATAAGTCTTAGCGTCTTGATCCGCTTGTTGTAAAACCTGTTTAATGCCTGTCTCACTTCCCGTCAATGCTTTGACTTCGTTTAAGAGAGGAGCAAAGGTATCTCCAATAAAATCGGTGTGAACGATAAACTCTTCTGACATTAGTGCCTCAATGGTTGTCTTTGCTGCTTTCATCACGTCATCCTCATCGAGAGGATCAGGAGTTTTGAGGGTTTGGTCTGCCTTCATCTGGTCATAAATGGCTTGTGTCCAGCGCAAGTTACTTACAACCTCACCATCTGCAAACACAACACCAATCAATTCATTACGAACCCGTCCTGTACGTGTCGTCTGAGCGCCATAATGCCGTGTCCTGAGAATGTTGTTGAACACATACAAGAAGTTTGCCTCAGTTGGATCTTTGAGCGTCACGATGCTGGGGAAAAACACTTGAGGCTTAATGTGGTCCTGTTGATTGATCCGACTGGTGACTTCACCCTGCTTGCTCATTGTTCCATTTTCATAAGGAGCATTGAGGGTAAATGTTTCGTGGGACTCATCAAATGCACTAATGGAGAAGGCAGTATCTACAACAACTTTGGATTTTTCAGAACCAGAATCCCCGATCGCAAATCCATAGATAATGCAGTCAGGGTTGTTCATTGCAAAGTTGACGTTGTACTCGCATTCTTGCGCGGTCATCAATCCATAGCTCCGAAGCAGTTCCCGACCGACTAGGCGTTCAGGTGTAGATTGCTTGCGTTTGAACATAGAAAGGCGGCTAATCGTCGTTTTGTCAGCAATTCCTGCTCTTACTCGCGCTTTATTCAGTTCACCATCAGTTTGAAAAAGTGGATAGGACTCTGTGACACGGATAGTCAGGAAGTGAACGTATTTCCCCATCGGTTTGTAGGGAATTTCCTGGTGGAAAAACTTGGGGTCAACTGTTTTCAAAAGTGCCATGATTACTCTCCTAGTAAATCAAAAATTTCCTCTACAAGTGAACCAATTGTTAGCTTTAGTTATCTTCTTCAATAGGCTTTTCGCCCTTTGCCTGATTTTCCTTATCGTCTTCAAAGCGATATAGAAATTCACAAGTATCTCGGATCAGATTCAATTGGCGACCTGCAAGACGGGCGCGATCGCCTGCAAATGCAACTTCAAAGACATCCTTCACAAAATACCGAGCAAAATCTAGAACTGCTTGCCGCTCCTCCTCGCGCTTACTCATCACCCACCGCCCTTCAGCAGTGGAAGCATGAACCCGATCCATTAGTTTGAATACTTCAGCCGCAACAGCAGCCACTAACGTTTCACCCTGAAAAACAGTTGACTCTGCTTTTAAGATGGTTTCAGCTGCAATATCAATTGGCTTTAACACTGCATTAGACTTTGGGTTGTATTTCTTGCCTGCTCGGTAGAAGCGACGATAGAGTTCTGTCAGCTTTTGGGGATGGTTCAAAGGCGATTTCTCTCCCACAATAAGTAGTACCTCCGAATTGGAATCAAATTTGGTATATGGATCAAAACATGGATAGAAGTGATAGGTATAAAGCCGAATCTTTTCAATTCGAGCCGTTTCAGCTCCCTGGTTTCGCACCCAACGGTTTAAGTAACTGAAAACATGAAGAGGGCTGGTTTCAAAATCTTTGGCAAGTTCGGTCAATCTGCCCCAGTTTGCGTCATAGCCTCCTTTGCCTTGTTTGGCGTTGACATCTAGATGAATGGCATAGGCAGCCGTTAGCACATTTAAAGGTGCAGGTTGTTTAATGCCATCAGGGGTATCCCAGCCCTCTAAGATGTAGTCAAGGCGGAAACGATCGCGCCCCGTTAATACTCGAAATGCCTGGGGCGCACTATCCAGAAAAACGCTCTCCTCAAACTCAGCGCCATCATTAAAGGGTGGGATAGGGGATTCTGACACCACTGTTTTGACATCTAGAATCATCGGGAACGCAAATGCTAACCAAGCTGGCATCACCCACGACTTGGTATCAGTTGGATCTTTTCCCGGTGGTAATGCCATGAAATAAAACGTCAATGGCTGATCGTCAGGATAGGAAAGCTTGAAAGTGCGATCGCGCTTAAACTGTGGGTCATTCTCAGGGAGTTGTTTCTTGCGCTGCAGGTCTTCATCAATCAAAAATGCATCAACCATTTGGTAGCGATCGCGCTCTAGATGTGCCTGCATGTCTTTTGTAACAAAGTGGTTACGAATGCTGGTATCAAAGCGAGTTTGGGCGATGCCGCTGTATGCCTTCTGCAAAAACTTGTTGGTTTCTGGAGTGAAATAATAGGTTGGGTAGAAGTAGAGATAACGGTACTTACCATCTTCAAATTTTTTTCCTACAGCTTGTGTCTGGTTCATCAAAATTTGCCGCAACATCAACTCAATAGCTGCGATGCTAGAGATGCTACGTTTTGCATTGGAACCTCGAAGCTTTTGTTTGTTTGTATATACTTGAGGCGTGAACAGAACAGCAGATTCCATCTGTTCACTGACCGTATAGGCAGAATGTGACACTGAGCAGATATTCCTCTGTCCTCGCCCAGGTTTCTTGGCTACATTGTAAAGGGAAAGCTCTTTTAGAAAAATCTCAGCCTGTTTAGCAGGAGATAATTTTTGAGTATCGTTAGGAAGCATAATCACACGATTACACCAATCCTTCAAATCCCTCCATTCATCCCGCAACTCGTATTGATTGATAATAGGTTCGATGGTTTCTAACCAATGATTAACAAGGCTTTGGCAAATCTCGCGTACATCTTCTTGTCCCGGATTACATCTTAGATATTGAGATGCGATGTAATACCATTCATAAGCAACGCCCCCAGTGTCTTTAAGCTGCTGTAGCGCAGTAATTGAAGGCATATGATCAGACAAACTAAGAAAGTTAACTGCTATTTCTATAAGGTTGATAGAAGGTACTGGTGGTAATTCCTTTTTCTCCTTGAGTATAGATTTGACTTTATCAAGATACTCTTTCCAAAACTTTCCTGTAATTAAAGCTCCTAATTCGGCGATGTGATCGACACGTACATCTTCTGGAAAATTGATATCAATATTTTCAGCTAAAGCTTTTCTCCGTTGAAATTGAATTAGGTTTGTAGTCTTATCTGCTGCTTTGCTCGTCTTGATTTTGCTTGGTACTGCATCAACTGCAAACAGCATTAATTCCTTAATGTCAAAGAAAAGGTTGTAGTAGTCAGCGTATTTCATGCCAACATTTCCGCGACTAAATCCAACTTTTCGAGACTGTAGTTGCTCTGCACACAATCTTTTTATGCTGGCGACAACACGATTGGACAATCCTTGTGGCTCAACAGGTGGAGCGTTGCGATCGGCTAAATATATAACGCCCGTTGGCAAATACAACAATGGCTCATAATAAGTATGCTCTGGGGTATTCAGGCTAGTATGTGCCTCCATCAAAGCGTTATTAACGACATTGGTAAGCACACCCCGGTTTTCAGCAATGCTGTGGTATGTGAATTTGAGTTGCCCATCGCTGAGGCTATGAATGCGTTCAAAAAGAGTTCGATTTTCAGCATCCTGTGGATGTTTAATGATTGAAGACAGGAGATCAGCAAGACAACTTAAATCAGCAAGACAACCTAAAACCCGATCTTTTAATTTAAGGTTGTCAAGTCCAAACGTTGAGAAATTCCAATTTTTGTCCCATCGGCGTTGAGCATTATAAGCAACACACAGTAGATCATCAAGGTATTCTAAGTAAGCTTCTGGATGTTCGGGACTGACTAGGTAATCAATTCCTAGCTCTATGCAAATCGCATATACCAACTCTCTATGCTCTGCTAAAGAAAGCTTCCGAATTTTGCTATCATCCTCATTTTGTATATCTTTGTACTTCTGAGGTATACGAATGAAACGGTCATACTTAAATTTCTCAAAATCATGAAGGATAAAACCTGCGATCAGTAATCGTCGTTCTCGCTCACGAACTAATCGCTTTACTGTTGTATCAAGCTTTTCCAATCGTCTTGCAATCAAGTTGGTTGGAAACAACCCGTTGAGCAGATGAGTATTAAGTGACTGGTCAGCTGCATGATCCCGTCGAACTCTATCTTTTCCCTCTGCTTCCCGCTGTTGGTCCAGCTCATCAAAAAATTTGCCACCTTTAGCGGTTACACCGATCGCCACTTTCAACAGATTTGGCAACACATACTCCGCAAAGTCTTGCATCACAAGATCATCTAAGTTCTGCGCTTGAATCACTTCTCTTAGCAATTTGAGTGTTAAAAGGTCTCGTTGAGCAGGTTCAATGGAGCGATCAGAACTATCACCATCAAACCCCAAATCACCCTCTAACCAATCAAAATCATCATGGTTCTGTATCATAACTTGCCTCTAACGAGCCAATAAAATTCTCTACCTGTTGTGCATATTGGGGATAATGCTCTAAAACTTCACTGAGCACGGTAAACACAATTTCGTAATTGATTTCGTAATATCGGTGTGCTAATCGATTTCGGAGCCTACCAGAATCAGCGAGTTGGCTTGCAAGTTCTTCTGAAATGACTCCACAACGGCTCAACTCCTGGAATCCAATTGCATTTGATGGAATCACGATTCTGAACTGTTCTTTCAGTAAATGATTATTGATATCGATCGCAGCTTGAACTGTAATTTCTAACAGCCTCTCTGCGGCTCGTTGCATATATCGATTGCTGAGAAATTCCTCAAGGCTCATTGATGCTAGAGGTTTAATTTCGCTTAAATAGTCAAGAATCAACGCCAATCTAAGACGTATCGAATCCAAATTAAGTGTCATAATCCCCACGCCTTGAGCTTATCTCTAACGAGATCGCGTAGCTCCCTGCGAATTTGTTTCATCTCCGTATCACTTTTAAGATGTTCTTGCCTAAATTTTTGGAAAAGTCCAGGCTCACTCTCATAAATCACCACTCCATCACGGGCGATCGCATGGGCAAGCAGTTCTGAAGCATCTTTCAGATCAACCCAATCCATCTCGTCATCGCCTAAACCAAGAATTTGCTGTAAAACAACCCAAGATCGATAGCAGTTCCAACCACCTCCCGGTTCATACTGTTTGCGGAGGTCTTCATCAAACAGCAATGCAAAGTCCCAATCGCTGGAAGGGAAATTATCGCCTCTAGCCCTAGAGCCAAAGAGAACTAGCAATTTCAGGTAAGGAACCTGTTCCAGTATTTGGGGAATTGCTGATTGGAGATCGGTCAGAGATTGAGGAGGCATGGCGCTGCTTTGCAATTACATCAATGAAGGTTTTAGCTCAGTAATTGAGCAACATTGAATTGAATATCTGGAAACGCTGAGACAGCTAAAGTTTGTCCATACTGAAACTGCTGTACACGCTGATAGCCGTCTGAGGTAGGTTGTTGAAAAACCTCGACCAATTGGGCGTTGAGATTTATTAACCAAGCTTCGGTAATTCCTTCTTCAGCGTAGGTTGGGATCTTGATCTCTCGATCAAATTCTGCTGTTGTGTCCGATACCTCAATCACTAAAAAAATGTCTTCTGGTTTAGGATGCCCCATTTCATAAAAGTCATCTCGCCGCCTTAAAAGAGCCAAATCAGGCTGAGGTTCAGAATCATCGCTCAATCGAATCGGGTTTTGAGTACGGACGATCGCTTTAGCTGTCAAACGCAAAACAAACAGTTCGGTAAGACGGTCAACACAGGCAGCGTGCCGCCTACCAACAGGGGACATCTCAATAATTTCTCCTTTGATGAGTTCTACGTGATCGCGATCGCTCAAAATTCCCGCTTCAATCATCTGGTGATACTGACTCACCGTAAATTTTTTCCGTAGGATTTGGACTGCCATAACAATTTGTAGTAATAATCAGTGAAACTTTAGTCGTTTGGAGGACGGATTCTAACCCTACCTATTTCAAGCGATTTTAGATTTTAGATTGGGGGGGATTTGTTGAATCCAAAATCCAAAATCTAAAATTATTTGACCAGTCGCCAGTCCAGATAAGGCGGTGAGCATAGATCAAACAAGCTTGTACATCCTCTTTTTCTAGCCAGGAATAAGCTTCTAGCAACGTTTCGATTGTGTCGCCTGCTGCCAGCATTCCTAAAATATGCTCCACAGCAAGACGGCGACCTCTAATAATCGGTTTACCTCCAAAAATTTTGGGATTAACTGTGATGCGTTCCAAAAATTGGTGTTCGTTCATCATGAAAGGTAGCTCCAGTAGTTGAGACTACTTGTATTACCAATTGCAACGAGGATCGCCATCGAGAGAGTAAGGATTTTCTAGATACTCCAGCTCAATGCTCCTATCTACTTGGTGCCGCAAGTGCAGAATCTGAACTTCTAGAAATCCCTGGCGTTCTGCTTTATCCTGTTCTTTCTGCTCTATTTCGGCAATTTTTTGAAAAATCATCTTAATCTGTTGATCTTGTCTGACGTTATGTTCACGTTCACCTTCAATCAAGTCGATTAGGGTACGGAGCAGATTGAGATCGGCATTATGCCTAAGGATGGCTGGCTTTCCTCTGTAGAATTTTTACTCGCCATGCTAACACAGCTTATTTAGTATGTCATAACGACTCAATTGAAGATTTGCGTCTGCTATCATAAGCGTAGTGGGAAGAGGTCAAGTCTATGTTCCCTCCAACAGAGTGAATAGCAAAACCTATTAGGGATTGAAACATGACCTACTAAATTTTGGGTCTGCCCTCTTCCCACCCTAGTTTTTAGACAATCCATAATTCATCTCCTTTATTCTTGAACCAACTGGTAAGCGTATCGAGAAGCAATGCACTCTGCCCAAAGGCGATCGCGTAAGGTGCAGTTGCATCATGAAAGCTGTACTGGTCGCTGATGGGGTAAATCTGAAAATGCATAGGCAACCGTAGCCGTTGTCGTACCTCGCTGACTGGACGGCGAACAATGTAGCTAACTAAACCTTCTTTCCTTAAACGCTTGTTGATCTCTCCTGCCCATCGGTTGTCGGGTTGCCAAATTTCAATACCACTTATGACCTGTACTTTCCAAGCATCGGCAATGGGCTGTAGATCGCCAGGATAAGCAAACTTCCAGTTCAGCCGCTCCTCCCGGTACGATCGCAGCTTCATAAACGCAAGACAGTGAGCAAATCGACCTTTTGGAATGGGTTGCCCTGTGCGTTCTTTAGTTTCCTGAAGCGATCGCATGAATGCGGCTTCTGTCATCATTTCGATCTCCAAGTTACCTAAAATTCCTGGTAGATCATAAGTTTTGAACCGATCGGCTTCATTTATCTCTGTCAAGTCATAAAGTCCGCATTGCAACGGACTAGAACCCCGAAAACTCAATGCATCCTCATAGATTGGGTTGCCCTTCTTTCCTGAAAGCTGCTGCCAATCTTTAGCCCAGCTACTCACCTGAGCTGCTACTCGGTTGAATGTCGTCTCAAAGACCTGTTCACACGTTTTCTTGAATGCTTCCAAGCTCCCTGCATACTGTTGCTGAATAGTACGGTCAGCAAGCTTGCGACCAAGATACAGAGATTGCACGGCTCCCCAACGACGGTAATATCCCCGGAAGTCGTTAATTTGCCTGTACTTCTCATTGATTATGGTATGGAAGGATGGGCGATCGTAAATGCCCTCTTTCAATGGTGCAGACTCACCTTCAAATAGACGCTCTACCAAGAAGTTAGAAACAAGCGCGTAGGCAATAAAACCGTCAAACCAGATCTGCTGACCATTCCGTTCATAGCCATCATGCCGTCCTAACCGTCCTAGTCGCTGAATGAAATTTCCAGCATCGGCTGACTCAAAAATCAGGAAATTAATTTTGAAATCAACTCCTACATCAATCGTGCTGGTGCCAAGCACCAAATCAGCCGAAAGAGAGCGTTCTCTCTCTCCTTTGCCTGATAGACCAGTGTTCTCACTAACCGTTAAGCCATGAGGTTGCAAGAGTTCCTGAAAAAACGGAGTTAGGCGCTTTACGGCTGCAATCGAGTTAAGAATAATTGCTCCTTTACTACCTAAGTGTTGCTGAAACTGTTTCAGAATCAGATCTGTGTTACACCGTAGCCAAGTTTC
This window of the Chroococcidiopsis sp. CCMEE 29 genome carries:
- the cas10d gene encoding type I-D CRISPR-associated protein Cas10d/Csc3 — protein: MIQNHDDFDWLEGDLGFDGDSSDRSIEPAQRDLLTLKLLREVIQAQNLDDLVMQDFAEYVLPNLLKVAIGVTAKGGKFFDELDQQREAEGKDRVRRDHAADQSLNTHLLNGLFPTNLIARRLEKLDTTVKRLVRERERRLLIAGFILHDFEKFKYDRFIRIPQKYKDIQNEDDSKIRKLSLAEHRELVYAICIELGIDYLVSPEHPEAYLEYLDDLLCVAYNAQRRWDKNWNFSTFGLDNLKLKDRVLGCLADLSCLADLLSSIIKHPQDAENRTLFERIHSLSDGQLKFTYHSIAENRGVLTNVVNNALMEAHTSLNTPEHTYYEPLLYLPTGVIYLADRNAPPVEPQGLSNRVVASIKRLCAEQLQSRKVGFSRGNVGMKYADYYNLFFDIKELMLFAVDAVPSKIKTSKAADKTTNLIQFQRRKALAENIDINFPEDVRVDHIAELGALITGKFWKEYLDKVKSILKEKKELPPVPSINLIEIAVNFLSLSDHMPSITALQQLKDTGGVAYEWYYIASQYLRCNPGQEDVREICQSLVNHWLETIEPIINQYELRDEWRDLKDWCNRVIMLPNDTQKLSPAKQAEIFLKELSLYNVAKKPGRGQRNICSVSHSAYTVSEQMESAVLFTPQVYTNKQKLRGSNAKRSISSIAAIELMLRQILMNQTQAVGKKFEDGKYRYLYFYPTYYFTPETNKFLQKAYSGIAQTRFDTSIRNHFVTKDMQAHLERDRYQMVDAFLIDEDLQRKKQLPENDPQFKRDRTFKLSYPDDQPLTFYFMALPPGKDPTDTKSWVMPAWLAFAFPMILDVKTVVSESPIPPFNDGAEFEESVFLDSAPQAFRVLTGRDRFRLDYILEGWDTPDGIKQPAPLNVLTAAYAIHLDVNAKQGKGGYDANWGRLTELAKDFETSPLHVFSYLNRWVRNQGAETARIEKIRLYTYHFYPCFDPYTKFDSNSEVLLIVGEKSPLNHPQKLTELYRRFYRAGKKYNPKSNAVLKPIDIAAETILKAESTVFQGETLVAAVAAEVFKLMDRVHASTAEGRWVMSKREEERQAVLDFARYFVKDVFEVAFAGDRARLAGRQLNLIRDTCEFLYRFEDDKENQAKGEKPIEEDN
- a CDS encoding DUF86 domain-containing protein is translated as MTLNLDSIRLRLALILDYLSEIKPLASMSLEEFLSNRYMQRAAERLLEITVQAAIDINNHLLKEQFRIVIPSNAIGFQELSRCGVISEELASQLADSGRLRNRLAHRYYEINYEIVFTVLSEVLEHYPQYAQQVENFIGSLEASYDTEP
- a CDS encoding nucleotidyltransferase domain-containing protein, with protein sequence MPPQSLTDLQSAIPQILEQVPYLKLLVLFGSRARGDNFPSSDWDFALLFDEDLRKQYEPGGGWNCYRSWVVLQQILGLGDDEMDWVDLKDASELLAHAIARDGVVIYESEPGLFQKFRQEHLKSDTEMKQIRRELRDLVRDKLKAWGL
- a CDS encoding Uma2 family endonuclease → MAVQILRKKFTVSQYHQMIEAGILSDRDHVELIKGEIIEMSPVGRRHAACVDRLTELFVLRLTAKAIVRTQNPIRLSDDSEPQPDLALLRRRDDFYEMGHPKPEDIFLVIEVSDTTAEFDREIKIPTYAEEGITEAWLINLNAQLVEVFQQPTSDGYQRVQQFQYGQTLAVSAFPDIQFNVAQLLS
- a CDS encoding DUF433 domain-containing protein; translation: MNEHQFLERITVNPKIFGGKPIIRGRRLAVEHILGMLAAGDTIETLLEAYSWLEKEDVQACLIYAHRLIWTGDWSNNFRFWILDSTNPPQSKI
- the cas3 gene encoding type I-D CRISPR-associated helicase Cas3' — its product is MTEYSITLKSVYSCPATELLKDVKLPQGWALSWHQVATLEALRDSNVDVVINTAMTGDGKSLAGQLEVLQGECSAISLYPTNELARDQEIQIRHYIKQFQPWNNPRVVRLSGAELEVYAENEGLRKGAAIATRTSQSEVLLTNPDIFHYLHRGAYLIPEDSPDKLWGRIDKDFDLFIFDEFHVFSAPQIASVINTMLLISCTNRRKKFLFLSATPEPQLIQRLEKAGFCCKVINPIEQNRYQFPDTLEQHKQLEIDNWRQVARTMQLQFIPLESTSKASETWLRCNTDLILKQFQQHLGSKGAIILNSIAAVKRLTPFFQELLQPHGLTVSENTGLSGKGERERSLSADLVLGTSTIDVGVDFKINFLIFESADAGNFIQRLGRLGRHDGYERNGQQIWFDGFIAYALVSNFLVERLFEGESAPLKEGIYDRPSFHTIINEKYRQINDFRGYYRRWGAVQSLYLGRKLADRTIQQQYAGSLEAFKKTCEQVFETTFNRVAAQVSSWAKDWQQLSGKKGNPIYEDALSFRGSSPLQCGLYDLTEINEADRFKTYDLPGILGNLEIEMMTEAAFMRSLQETKERTGQPIPKGRFAHCLAFMKLRSYREERLNWKFAYPGDLQPIADAWKVQVISGIEIWQPDNRWAGEINKRLRKEGLVSYIVRRPVSEVRQRLRLPMHFQIYPISDQYSFHDATAPYAIAFGQSALLLDTLTSWFKNKGDELWIV